The Aliiroseovarius pelagivivens genome contains a region encoding:
- the purD gene encoding phosphoribosylamine--glycine ligase — MNILILGSGGREHALAWAVMQNPKCDRLIVAPGNAGMAQIAECAKLDIEDGGAVATFAQENTIDFVIIGPEAPLAKGVADRLREAGIKVFGPSAEAAKLEASKSFTKEICDAANAPTAAYGHFTDADAAKAYIREQGAPIVVKADGLAAGKGVIVAMDVETALDAIDDMFGGAFGGAGAEVVIEEFMEGEEASYFILCDGKTALPIGTAQDHKRVGDGDTGPNTGGMGAYSPAPVLTDEIAARAMREIVQPTVDEMAKRGTPYQGVLYAGFMIKDGQARLVEYNVRFGDPECQVLMMRLGAQALDLMLACAEERLHEAQVNWADDHAITVVMAANGYPGSYEKGSVINGLDGLPEDSKNMVFHAGTTEVDGKITASGGRVLNVTARGDSLQEARDRAYAMIEGIDWPEGFNRSDIGWRAL, encoded by the coding sequence ATGAACATCCTCATTCTCGGCAGTGGCGGGCGCGAACATGCGCTAGCATGGGCGGTGATGCAGAACCCGAAATGCGACCGGCTGATCGTTGCGCCGGGCAACGCGGGCATGGCCCAAATCGCGGAATGCGCAAAACTGGATATCGAGGATGGCGGCGCTGTCGCGACCTTCGCACAGGAAAACACCATCGATTTCGTAATCATCGGCCCCGAAGCGCCTTTGGCGAAGGGCGTGGCGGATCGTTTGCGCGAGGCGGGCATCAAGGTGTTTGGACCGTCTGCCGAGGCCGCAAAGCTGGAAGCCTCGAAAAGCTTCACCAAAGAAATCTGTGACGCGGCGAATGCGCCCACCGCAGCTTACGGCCACTTCACCGACGCCGATGCCGCCAAGGCTTACATCCGCGAACAGGGTGCACCCATCGTGGTTAAGGCCGATGGTCTGGCCGCAGGCAAAGGCGTGATTGTCGCGATGGACGTTGAAACCGCACTGGATGCGATTGACGACATGTTTGGCGGTGCCTTCGGCGGTGCGGGCGCGGAAGTGGTGATTGAAGAGTTCATGGAGGGCGAAGAGGCCTCGTACTTCATCCTCTGCGACGGCAAGACCGCGCTGCCCATCGGCACTGCGCAAGACCACAAGCGCGTGGGGGATGGTGATACGGGACCGAACACCGGCGGCATGGGTGCCTATTCGCCCGCCCCGGTTCTGACGGACGAGATCGCGGCCCGCGCCATGCGCGAAATTGTGCAGCCAACCGTGGACGAAATGGCCAAACGCGGAACGCCATATCAGGGCGTGCTTTATGCAGGTTTCATGATCAAGGACGGACAAGCACGGCTGGTCGAATACAATGTGCGCTTCGGCGATCCGGAATGTCAGGTTCTGATGATGCGTCTTGGCGCACAGGCGCTGGACCTGATGCTGGCCTGTGCAGAGGAGCGTCTGCATGAAGCGCAGGTGAACTGGGCCGACGATCATGCGATCACCGTTGTGATGGCCGCGAATGGCTATCCGGGATCTTATGAAAAGGGCTCGGTGATCAACGGGTTGGATGGTCTGCCGGAAGATTCGAAAAACATGGTGTTCCATGCGGGCACGACCGAAGTAGACGGCAAGATTACTGCCTCGGGTGGGCGCGTTCTAAACGTCACTGCACGCGGCGACAGCCTGCAAGAAGCCCGCGACCGGGCCTATGCGATGATCGAGGGCATTGACTGGCCAGAGGGCTTCAACCGCTCGGACATTGGCTGGCGCGCGCTTTAA
- a CDS encoding FG-GAP repeat domain-containing protein, protein MRGVKAALISFCLAAPAAADIASARYTEPTDRYGHGAVPGGEHGALEVTLNDGTRVLARVSGGVFEDTTPRLHDFDGDGAPEVVTVFSGDNTGAMVRIYGLHDGSLTMLGSNAPIGTRHRWLAVAGIADFNGDGEAEIAYVDRPHLARRLRLVTVDATQTPFTFKEIASVGGLTNHKYGSPDIEGGVRICPDQAPVVVTASANWSRVMEARLIDGEFEIAPIGKYNDPSSLAAALRCD, encoded by the coding sequence ATGCGCGGCGTTAAAGCCGCTCTCATTTCCTTCTGTCTGGCCGCACCCGCTGCGGCCGACATTGCCTCCGCGCGCTATACCGAACCGACGGACCGCTATGGGCATGGTGCTGTGCCCGGCGGAGAGCACGGCGCGCTTGAAGTCACGCTGAACGACGGTACCCGTGTTTTGGCGCGCGTTTCCGGAGGCGTCTTCGAAGACACAACCCCACGCCTGCACGACTTTGACGGCGATGGCGCCCCTGAAGTCGTGACGGTTTTCAGTGGTGACAACACCGGCGCGATGGTCCGCATCTACGGGTTGCACGACGGTTCACTGACCATGCTTGGCAGCAACGCCCCAATTGGCACCCGCCACCGCTGGCTGGCCGTGGCCGGGATTGCCGATTTCAATGGCGATGGAGAAGCCGAGATCGCCTATGTTGACCGCCCCCACCTTGCGCGTCGTTTGCGGCTGGTGACCGTGGATGCGACACAAACGCCGTTCACCTTCAAAGAAATCGCGTCTGTGGGGGGGCTGACCAATCACAAATATGGCAGCCCCGACATCGAAGGCGGCGTGCGCATCTGCCCTGACCAAGCGCCCGTGGTCGTCACCGCCAGCGCCAACTGGTCTCGCGTGATGGAAGCGCGCCTGATCGATGGAGAGTTCGAGATCGCCCCGATCGGCAAGTACAACGATCCAAGCAGCCTAGCCGCAGCACTTCGCTGCGACTGA
- a CDS encoding 2Fe-2S iron-sulfur cluster-binding protein yields MAKITYIEHNGTEHVVDVAPGLTVMEGARDNNVPGIEADCGGACACSTCHVYVDNAWIEKIPAKDAMEEDMLDFAFEPDAARSRLTCQIKVTDELDGLVVHMPEKQI; encoded by the coding sequence ATGGCGAAGATCACCTATATCGAGCACAACGGAACCGAACATGTCGTGGACGTTGCCCCCGGCCTGACCGTCATGGAAGGCGCCCGCGACAACAACGTCCCCGGCATCGAAGCAGATTGCGGCGGCGCCTGCGCCTGCTCGACCTGCCATGTCTATGTAGACAACGCTTGGATCGAAAAAATCCCTGCGAAGGATGCCATGGAAGAAGACATGCTGGATTTCGCGTTCGAGCCCGACGCGGCGCGTTCACGTCTGACTTGCCAGATCAAAGTTACCGATGAACTTGATGGCCTTGTCGTTCATATGCCTGAAAAACAGATCTGA
- a CDS encoding 50S ribosomal protein L11 methyltransferase — MPTWTALTTLDGQDAAEALGAAMENLVPEPTGVGVFEIEDDSGIWEVGGYFVEEPDAAGLALLAAMHGANDFTVSELPEVDWVAHVKRELAPVEAGRFFVYGSHDAASLPDDKIGLLIDAAMAFGTGHHGTTLGCLRALDHLVQDGFEGENVADIGCGTAVLAMAAAKIWPNPVIASDIDEVAVDVARANVSANALEDRVACIEAAGFGADDISSKAPFDLVFANILKGPLIGLAPDMGQNIGQNGYAILSGILNPQADEVLESYNQNGFDLVKRDEIGDWTTLILRKK, encoded by the coding sequence ATGCCCACCTGGACCGCTTTGACCACCCTTGATGGACAAGATGCCGCCGAAGCCCTTGGGGCCGCGATGGAAAACCTTGTGCCGGAACCCACGGGCGTAGGTGTGTTCGAAATTGAAGATGACAGCGGCATTTGGGAGGTCGGGGGCTACTTCGTCGAAGAACCCGATGCGGCAGGTCTTGCGCTTTTGGCGGCCATGCATGGTGCCAATGATTTCACCGTGTCCGAGTTGCCCGAGGTCGATTGGGTCGCGCATGTCAAACGCGAACTGGCTCCGGTCGAGGCAGGACGCTTTTTCGTTTATGGCAGCCACGACGCTGCATCCCTGCCAGACGACAAGATCGGGCTGCTGATTGATGCGGCGATGGCTTTCGGAACCGGGCATCACGGCACCACTTTGGGCTGTCTGCGCGCTTTGGATCATCTGGTGCAGGACGGCTTTGAGGGTGAAAACGTAGCGGATATTGGCTGCGGCACGGCCGTTCTTGCTATGGCGGCGGCCAAAATTTGGCCCAATCCCGTGATCGCAAGCGACATTGACGAGGTTGCTGTGGATGTTGCCCGCGCCAATGTGTCGGCCAATGCGCTTGAAGACCGTGTGGCTTGTATTGAAGCTGCAGGGTTTGGAGCAGACGATATTTCATCGAAGGCTCCGTTCGATCTTGTTTTCGCCAATATTTTGAAAGGCCCCTTGATCGGATTGGCTCCGGATATGGGGCAAAACATCGGTCAAAATGGTTATGCGATCCTATCGGGGATTCTTAATCCTCAGGCTGATGAAGTGCTTGAGAGCTACAATCAAAACGGGTTCGATCTTGTGAAACGTGATGAGATTGGGGACTGGACCACATTGATTTTGCGGAAAAAGTGA
- a CDS encoding YcxB family protein, producing MSTNLEFYSRFDAIDIDYALRALSAERRRRADGWGRQVRTIILIAAFVGISAIVAFASDASMWTFLSFMLLMGAGLLVIRHSQKSYQKTLSRSRMREGVARIVVSPLGMRVSHPGYEVLISWSHMEGVLVTDQGMLLLIDAYDYCPIEKTAFNSDAHMKEVAAQIEAWRSTASADAPLPDA from the coding sequence TTGAGCACCAATCTAGAGTTTTACTCGCGTTTCGATGCGATCGACATCGACTATGCCCTGCGCGCTCTTTCTGCTGAACGGCGGCGGCGCGCAGATGGGTGGGGCAGGCAGGTCAGAACGATTATCCTGATCGCCGCGTTCGTGGGTATTTCAGCCATTGTCGCGTTCGCCAGTGATGCAAGCATGTGGACCTTTCTGTCCTTCATGTTGCTGATGGGCGCCGGACTGCTTGTTATCCGGCACAGCCAGAAGTCATATCAGAAGACACTCAGCAGATCGCGCATGCGCGAAGGGGTCGCACGGATCGTAGTGTCTCCGCTGGGGATGCGTGTTTCGCATCCGGGCTACGAGGTGCTGATCTCGTGGAGCCATATGGAAGGCGTGCTTGTGACCGACCAAGGTATGCTGCTGTTGATCGACGCCTATGATTATTGTCCGATCGAGAAAACGGCCTTCAACAGCGACGCACATATGAAAGAGGTCGCCGCCCAGATCGAGGCATGGCGCAGCACGGCAAGTGCAGACGCGCCACTGCCCGACGCTTGA
- a CDS encoding MFS transporter — protein MRHVIMPLADARDLPIWRRPIFLLMLMAAGMPIAFFTWSALLNNFVIEAADFTGVEIGWLHTVREIPGFLAIGVIALLMLFREQVLGVVSLGMLGAATAITAWFPSFGGILTVTMLSSIGFHYYETVNQSLQLQWIDKKKAPQMLGWIMSIGSAAALVSYGLLVLTWKTFDLSYNLVYMIAGGTTLAIAVFAFFAYPQFESPEPQLKQFVLRRRYWLYYALQFMAGARRQIFIVFAAFMMVERFGFEVHEVTALFLINYVANIFFAPLMGKAVAKWGERRALAFEYVGLICVFLAYGGIYYFGWGVVLAATLYVLDHLFFALAFALKTYFQKIADPQDIAPTAAVAFTINHIAAVFLPALLGYLWVVSPGAVFGLAAAMASVSLALALLIPRHPEKGNETILTQRLARAPG, from the coding sequence ATGAGACACGTAATTATGCCCCTTGCCGATGCCCGCGATTTGCCGATCTGGCGTCGCCCCATCTTTCTTTTGATGCTGATGGCAGCCGGGATGCCGATTGCGTTCTTCACGTGGTCGGCCCTTCTGAACAACTTCGTGATCGAGGCCGCCGATTTCACGGGTGTCGAGATCGGTTGGCTGCACACCGTTCGCGAGATACCGGGCTTTCTGGCCATCGGCGTCATTGCCCTGTTGATGCTGTTTCGCGAACAGGTGCTTGGCGTTGTGTCTTTGGGCATGCTGGGCGCGGCGACCGCGATCACGGCCTGGTTTCCAAGTTTTGGCGGTATTCTGACCGTCACCATGCTCAGCTCGATCGGGTTTCACTATTACGAAACGGTGAACCAGTCGCTTCAATTGCAGTGGATCGACAAGAAAAAAGCCCCGCAGATGCTGGGCTGGATCATGTCCATCGGGTCGGCGGCGGCGCTGGTCAGCTATGGTCTTTTGGTGCTGACGTGGAAGACCTTCGATCTGAGCTATAACCTTGTCTATATGATCGCAGGTGGCACCACGCTTGCCATCGCAGTCTTTGCCTTCTTCGCCTATCCGCAGTTCGAAAGTCCCGAGCCTCAGCTGAAGCAGTTCGTGTTGCGGCGCCGGTACTGGCTGTACTATGCGCTGCAATTCATGGCTGGCGCACGGCGTCAGATCTTCATTGTTTTCGCCGCCTTCATGATGGTCGAGCGTTTCGGCTTTGAAGTGCACGAAGTGACGGCGCTGTTCCTGATCAACTATGTCGCGAACATTTTCTTTGCTCCCCTCATGGGCAAGGCCGTGGCCAAATGGGGCGAACGTCGCGCGTTGGCGTTCGAATATGTCGGCCTGATCTGCGTGTTCCTGGCCTATGGCGGGATTTACTATTTCGGTTGGGGAGTGGTTTTGGCCGCGACGCTTTACGTGCTGGATCATTTGTTCTTCGCGCTGGCCTTCGCCCTGAAGACCTATTTCCAGAAGATCGCAGATCCGCAAGATATCGCCCCCACGGCGGCGGTTGCCTTTACCATCAACCATATTGCGGCGGTCTTCCTGCCAGCGCTTCTTGGATATCTATGGGTGGTATCACCCGGTGCGGTGTTCGGGCTGGCAGCAGCAATGGCGAGTGTTTCGCTTGCCTTGGCCCTCTTGATCCCGCGCCACCCCGAAAAAGGCAATGAAACGATTCTGACCCAAAGGTTGGCGCGCGCACCGGGATAA
- a CDS encoding YeeE/YedE family protein, with amino-acid sequence MDIVPLIDRIGENPTAALFGLITGIVFGVSAQRSRFCLRAAAVEFARRMMDSSVAVWLLTFSTALVWVQGATMLGLMRPEDARMMAVTGSWSGAIIGGLLFGVGMVLARGCSGRLLVLAATGNLRSVVSGLIFAVVAQMSLHGWLAPTRDYLARLWMTDGGANVNLLTMVGAPDWAGLALGLLTAVLALVIARKAGLGPRRLIFGSGVGFAVALGWVLTYQLSLAAFEPVSVTSATFSGPSANTLMFFLVSNPVLEFDVGLVPGVVIGAFAASWLTKEFKFQGFENEANMRRSMTGAVLMGFGAMLAGGCAIGAGVTGGSIFVGTAWLALLCMWIGAMVTDALVDQRGAVGVAAE; translated from the coding sequence ATGGACATCGTCCCCCTGATCGACCGCATCGGAGAGAACCCGACCGCCGCATTGTTCGGCCTGATCACAGGCATCGTGTTTGGCGTTTCGGCCCAGCGCTCGCGCTTTTGCCTGCGCGCCGCCGCGGTCGAATTCGCACGGCGCATGATGGACAGCTCGGTCGCGGTGTGGCTTCTGACCTTCTCGACCGCGCTTGTCTGGGTGCAGGGTGCAACGATGCTGGGCCTGATGCGCCCCGAGGACGCGCGTATGATGGCTGTCACCGGCAGCTGGTCGGGCGCGATCATCGGCGGCTTGTTGTTTGGTGTCGGCATGGTTCTGGCGCGCGGCTGTTCAGGTCGACTGCTGGTTCTGGCGGCAACGGGAAACCTGCGGTCCGTCGTATCCGGCCTGATCTTCGCCGTAGTCGCCCAGATGAGCCTACATGGCTGGCTGGCGCCGACGCGCGACTATCTTGCCCGCCTATGGATGACCGATGGCGGGGCGAATGTGAACTTGCTGACCATGGTCGGCGCACCTGACTGGGCCGGTCTGGCCCTTGGACTTCTCACTGCTGTTTTGGCCCTTGTGATTGCCCGCAAGGCAGGTCTTGGCCCGCGCCGCCTGATCTTTGGGTCGGGTGTCGGTTTTGCCGTCGCCCTTGGCTGGGTCCTGACCTATCAACTGTCACTTGCCGCATTCGAGCCAGTTTCTGTGACTTCGGCCACATTCTCGGGTCCGTCCGCAAACACACTGATGTTCTTCCTTGTCTCAAACCCAGTTCTTGAATTCGACGTGGGCCTTGTACCCGGTGTGGTGATCGGGGCCTTCGCCGCCAGCTGGCTGACCAAGGAATTCAAGTTCCAGGGGTTCGAGAACGAGGCAAACATGCGCCGCTCGATGACAGGTGCGGTCCTGATGGGGTTCGGCGCGATGCTGGCCGGTGGCTGCGCAATCGGCGCCGGCGTCACCGGAGGCTCCATCTTCGTCGGCACTGCATGGCTTGCGCTTTTGTGCATGTGGATTGGGGCAATGGTGACAGATGCGTTGGTGGATCAACGCGGAGCAGTTGGAGTGGCTGCGGAATAA
- a CDS encoding DMT family transporter, translating into MIHSPYFIMVRGNMSIHLIGLALLMGAIISIYLPMITQTARILGSGPMANVPFFAIALASSIAIAVATGSRAEQFQKIGTLPLWLLTAGVMSAGMIIGSSYLIPKIGIGAFFVLLVSGQVLAGMVFGYFGMFGVPASALTWGKVLGALLVITGVYLVTFR; encoded by the coding sequence ATGATACACTCCCCGTATTTCATTATGGTGAGAGGGAATATGTCGATACATCTGATTGGTTTAGCGCTGCTCATGGGCGCAATTATTTCTATTTATCTTCCGATGATTACACAAACTGCAAGAATTCTGGGGTCCGGGCCGATGGCCAATGTCCCATTCTTCGCAATTGCGCTGGCGTCGTCGATTGCCATCGCCGTTGCAACGGGAAGCCGGGCCGAGCAGTTTCAGAAAATTGGCACCTTGCCCCTTTGGCTGCTGACCGCTGGGGTAATGAGCGCGGGTATGATCATTGGATCAAGCTACCTTATTCCGAAGATCGGGATCGGCGCGTTTTTTGTCCTACTTGTCTCGGGGCAAGTTTTGGCAGGAATGGTGTTTGGCTATTTCGGTATGTTCGGCGTGCCCGCAAGTGCGCTGACATGGGGAAAGGTCTTGGGCGCACTGCTTGTGATTACGGGCGTGTATCTGGTGACCTTTCGCTAA
- a CDS encoding SRPBCC family protein, giving the protein MLHVERTRDINATPEAIWTMLGRFMHIDEIAPAVTRVDALTAGSIGIGARRRCHFDNGGAMVEEVTSWTPGKGYSVTGSELDPIPLQALEAEIRIEPTANGGTKVVWSTDFRVKYGPLGWLLGQLMMKPMMGKVIEANLEGLAGEVGRA; this is encoded by the coding sequence ATGCTACACGTAGAACGCACCCGCGACATCAACGCCACCCCCGAGGCCATCTGGACCATGCTCGGCCGCTTCATGCATATCGACGAAATCGCGCCAGCCGTTACGCGTGTGGACGCCCTGACAGCCGGCAGTATTGGTATAGGCGCCCGACGTCGCTGTCATTTCGACAATGGCGGCGCGATGGTGGAAGAGGTGACAAGCTGGACACCCGGCAAGGGCTATAGCGTCACCGGATCAGAACTGGACCCAATACCCCTGCAAGCGCTGGAAGCCGAGATCAGGATCGAGCCGACCGCAAATGGTGGGACCAAAGTCGTCTGGTCCACCGATTTTAGGGTCAAATACGGCCCTCTGGGCTGGCTGCTTGGGCAGCTGATGATGAAGCCGATGATGGGCAAAGTGATTGAGGCGAACTTGGAGGGATTAGCTGGGGAGGTAGGCAGAGCTTAA
- a CDS encoding primosomal protein N': MSDIEQFPAGARVGVLTAQPLDRILTYRAPEGGCVQGDYVEVPLGPRKVLGVVWGPGEGGFDASKLRAVIRVLDVAPMRSEMAEFLTRVGDYTLTPMAQMLRLATRAPGLSDPPSMRKVLKASGHRPNRLTDARAKVMDVLMDQPGVGFTQKELADLAGVSGSVVKGLVKLGAIREEDTPRDMPYPRLDPSLPSKELTEDQAAAAKQLTDGVRGGRYGTTLLRGVTGAGKTEVYLEAVAACLRKGRQALVLLPEIALTAEFLKRVEERFGARPAEWHSGVTMTERRRCWRMVGQGDASLVVGARSALYLPFRDLGLVIVDEEHDSSYKQEDGVLYSARDMAVMRASICHAQVVLASATPSLETWANCEAGKYKRIELTSRYGPAVMPDMRAIDMRQEDLPSQSWISPTLKAAVNLRIAKGEQSLLFINRRGYAPVTICRACGHQIGCDHCDARMVEHRFQKRLVCHQCGETKPMPDACPECEVEGKLAPVGPGVERLAEEVRESFPDARVAVLSSDLFGSARALKAQIELIAEGGADIIIGTQLVAKGHNFPKLTLVGVIDADLGLQGSDLRAAERTFQLIRQVAGRAGRAETPGVALLQTFQPEHPVIRAILAGEEERFWRAEASERQAAGVPPYGRLAGIVLSSPDIQAVFDLGAEMARRSEPLHQIGAQLFGPAPAPIARVRGRHRVRLLVKAEKTAPIQAALKRWLAQFQIKGDMRVSVDIDPQSFY, encoded by the coding sequence ATGAGTGACATCGAGCAGTTTCCAGCAGGTGCAAGGGTCGGCGTGCTGACCGCCCAGCCGCTGGACCGAATCCTGACATATCGCGCGCCCGAAGGGGGCTGCGTGCAGGGCGACTATGTCGAAGTGCCGCTTGGCCCGCGCAAAGTGTTGGGTGTCGTCTGGGGACCGGGCGAGGGGGGCTTTGACGCCTCAAAGCTACGCGCCGTGATCCGGGTGCTGGACGTCGCACCCATGCGATCCGAGATGGCCGAGTTCCTGACCCGTGTGGGCGACTATACCCTGACCCCGATGGCGCAAATGCTGCGCCTTGCGACCCGCGCGCCGGGGCTGTCTGACCCGCCCTCGATGCGCAAGGTGCTGAAGGCCTCGGGTCATCGTCCCAACCGCCTGACCGATGCACGCGCCAAGGTGATGGACGTGCTGATGGACCAGCCCGGCGTTGGGTTCACGCAGAAAGAGCTGGCCGATCTGGCGGGCGTCAGCGGGTCCGTTGTGAAAGGCTTGGTTAAGCTGGGCGCGATCCGCGAAGAAGATACGCCGCGCGATATGCCTTATCCGCGGCTTGACCCCTCACTCCCCAGTAAAGAACTGACCGAAGATCAGGCCGCCGCGGCCAAACAGCTGACCGATGGGGTCCGGGGAGGACGCTATGGAACCACGCTTCTGCGTGGCGTCACCGGCGCGGGTAAGACAGAGGTCTATCTGGAAGCCGTTGCCGCCTGCCTGCGCAAAGGCCGGCAAGCACTGGTGCTTCTGCCCGAGATTGCCCTGACCGCCGAGTTCTTGAAACGGGTCGAGGAACGCTTTGGCGCCCGCCCCGCCGAATGGCATTCCGGCGTCACTATGACGGAACGCCGCCGTTGCTGGCGGATGGTCGGACAAGGGGACGCCTCGCTTGTGGTTGGCGCGCGGTCTGCGCTCTATCTGCCGTTCCGCGACCTTGGGCTGGTGATCGTCGACGAAGAACATGACAGTTCATACAAACAGGAAGACGGGGTGCTATATTCCGCGCGGGATATGGCGGTGATGCGGGCATCCATTTGCCATGCGCAGGTGGTGCTGGCCTCGGCAACGCCGTCGCTGGAGACTTGGGCTAATTGCGAGGCGGGTAAGTATAAACGCATCGAGTTGACCAGCCGCTATGGTCCCGCCGTCATGCCTGACATGCGCGCGATTGACATGCGGCAGGAAGATCTACCGTCGCAAAGCTGGATCTCACCTACGCTGAAAGCAGCCGTGAATTTGCGCATTGCAAAGGGAGAGCAATCGCTTCTGTTCATCAACCGTCGCGGCTATGCGCCCGTCACCATCTGCCGTGCCTGCGGACACCAGATAGGGTGCGATCACTGCGACGCACGCATGGTGGAACATCGGTTCCAAAAACGTCTGGTCTGCCACCAATGCGGCGAGACGAAACCGATGCCAGACGCCTGCCCAGAATGCGAAGTCGAGGGCAAGCTCGCCCCTGTTGGTCCCGGCGTTGAACGTCTGGCCGAAGAGGTTCGTGAAAGCTTCCCCGATGCTCGTGTCGCGGTGTTGTCATCGGACCTGTTCGGGTCCGCGCGGGCCTTGAAAGCGCAGATCGAGCTGATCGCCGAGGGCGGGGCCGACATCATCATCGGCACGCAGCTGGTTGCCAAGGGGCACAACTTCCCCAAGCTAACCTTGGTCGGGGTGATCGACGCCGACCTTGGCCTGCAAGGATCAGACCTGCGTGCCGCCGAACGTACCTTCCAATTGATCCGGCAAGTCGCGGGACGGGCAGGGCGGGCGGAAACGCCGGGCGTGGCGCTTCTGCAAACCTTCCAGCCCGAACACCCGGTGATCCGCGCCATCTTGGCGGGAGAAGAAGAGCGGTTCTGGCGCGCTGAGGCCAGCGAACGCCAAGCCGCTGGCGTGCCGCCTTACGGTCGTCTTGCGGGGATCGTCCTGTCCTCGCCCGATATCCAAGCCGTGTTTGATCTGGGGGCCGAGATGGCCCGAAGGTCCGAGCCGCTTCACCAAATCGGCGCGCAGCTTTTCGGACCCGCCCCAGCCCCTATCGCGCGTGTCCGTGGCCGCCACCGCGTGCGTTTGCTTGTGAAGGCCGAGAAAACCGCCCCCATCCAAGCTGCGCTTAAACGCTGGCTCGCTCAGTTCCAGATCAAGGGCGATATGCGGGTGTCGGTGGATATCGATCCGCAGAGTTTTTATTGA
- the fsa gene encoding fructose-6-phosphate aldolase: MKFFADTADINAIKELNDLGMVDGVTTNPSIIKKSGRDIIEVTKEICDIVDGPVSAEVTAIDAETMIAEGRKLAKIADNIAVKVPLTWDGLKACKTLSDEGTMVNVTLCFSANQALLAAKAGATFISPFIGRLDDINLDGMELIEDIRTIYDNYLFDTQILAASIRNVNHMKDAALVGADVATAPPSVIQAMAKHVLTDNGLDAFLADIKAADIKIL; this comes from the coding sequence ATGAAATTCTTTGCAGATACCGCCGACATCAACGCCATCAAGGAACTGAACGACCTTGGCATGGTAGACGGTGTGACCACCAACCCCTCGATCATCAAAAAATCGGGCCGCGACATCATCGAGGTCACGAAAGAGATCTGTGACATCGTAGACGGTCCCGTCTCGGCTGAAGTCACCGCCATCGACGCCGAAACGATGATCGCTGAAGGCCGCAAGCTGGCCAAGATCGCCGACAACATCGCCGTCAAAGTGCCGCTGACATGGGATGGCCTGAAAGCCTGTAAAACCCTGTCGGATGAAGGCACCATGGTGAATGTGACCCTGTGCTTCTCGGCCAACCAAGCGCTGCTGGCAGCGAAAGCTGGCGCGACCTTCATCTCGCCCTTCATCGGCCGTCTGGACGACATCAACCTTGATGGCATGGAGCTGATCGAAGACATCCGCACCATCTATGACAACTACCTGTTCGACACGCAGATCCTGGCCGCCTCGATCCGCAACGTGAACCACATGAAAGACGCCGCTTTGGTTGGCGCGGACGTTGCTACGGCTCCGCCCTCGGTCATTCAGGCGATGGCGAAACACGTCCTGACCGACAATGGTCTGGACGCTTTCCTGGCCGACATCAAAGCCGCAGACATCAAGATCCTGTAA
- a CDS encoding DUF484 family protein — protein MSSSPALDDDLRAHLIAQPEIILNDQDIMNALVTAHERQMGTNIVDLRGAAMDRLSNRLDRLEDTHRSVIAAAYENVSGVALIHRAVLRMLDPADFAAFMQDLDGDVTETLKLDCIRLVLETVQDATDAALSRLGPVISTTPAGFIEDYLGQAAGPDRRKVFLRQVQEKDPDIYGDCGFWIRSEACIVLDLGEGRLPGMLVMGTEDLTQFRPGQGTDLLEFFGGVFERSMRRWLS, from the coding sequence ATGAGCAGTTCCCCGGCACTGGATGACGATCTGCGCGCGCATCTGATCGCGCAACCCGAGATTATTTTGAACGACCAAGACATCATGAACGCCTTGGTCACCGCGCATGAACGTCAGATGGGCACGAATATCGTCGACCTGCGCGGCGCGGCCATGGACCGGCTGAGCAATCGGCTGGACCGACTTGAAGACACGCACCGCTCGGTTATCGCGGCGGCTTATGAAAATGTCTCGGGTGTGGCGCTGATCCACCGTGCCGTGTTGCGCATGCTGGACCCCGCCGACTTTGCTGCCTTCATGCAAGATCTTGATGGCGATGTTACCGAGACCCTGAAACTCGATTGCATACGCCTTGTTTTGGAAACCGTGCAGGATGCGACGGATGCCGCGCTCAGCCGACTGGGGCCCGTCATTTCCACCACACCTGCTGGGTTTATCGAAGACTATCTGGGGCAAGCGGCCGGCCCTGACCGGCGCAAAGTCTTCCTAAGACAAGTGCAAGAAAAAGACCCCGATATCTACGGCGATTGCGGTTTCTGGATTCGGTCCGAAGCCTGCATCGTCTTGGATCTGGGCGAAGGCCGACTGCCCGGCATGCTGGTCATGGGCACCGAAGACTTGACCCAATTTCGCCCCGGACAAGGCACGGATCTGCTGGAATTTTTCGGTGGCGTCTTTGAACGCTCGATGCGCCGCTGGCTGTCATGA